A stretch of the Bdellovibrio sp. 22V genome encodes the following:
- a CDS encoding pentapeptide repeat-containing protein, with amino-acid sequence MRILVYFGLFSSLLFAPPTTLGASLSPSPLSGQIHERFDFKEKPLAMAQIINATFKDSTFLEGTWFQVSLRNTKWLRSQLQGVRGSRVEILDVEFKDSNLSGFKCSHCLLDNVEFRNSKLDGSRFVSSVFKNVHFINVDLSRADFVSSRFQNCSMDARSAAKLDPEKIKKWNIRVIVLQESQ; translated from the coding sequence ATGAGAATTCTTGTTTATTTTGGACTTTTCTCTAGCCTCTTGTTCGCTCCGCCGACGACTTTAGGAGCGTCTTTAAGCCCATCCCCTCTCAGCGGCCAGATCCATGAAAGATTCGATTTCAAAGAGAAGCCCTTAGCGATGGCGCAAATTATTAACGCCACTTTTAAAGACAGCACTTTTCTTGAAGGGACTTGGTTTCAAGTGTCTCTACGCAATACAAAATGGCTTCGTTCGCAGCTTCAAGGTGTTCGCGGTTCACGCGTTGAAATCCTGGACGTCGAGTTTAAAGACAGCAATCTTTCCGGTTTCAAATGCTCCCATTGTCTTTTGGACAATGTGGAATTTCGTAACAGCAAGCTCGACGGATCTCGGTTTGTTTCGAGCGTTTTCAAGAATGTGCACTTTATAAATGTTGACCTGAGCCGCGCTGATTTTGTGTCGAGCCGTTTTCAGAACTGTTCTATGGATGCGCGAAGTGCGGCAAAACTGGATCCTGAAAAAATTAAAAAATGGAACATCCGTGTGATTGTCCTGCAGGAGTCGCAATGA